From Microplitis mediator isolate UGA2020A chromosome 11, iyMicMedi2.1, whole genome shotgun sequence, one genomic window encodes:
- the LOC130677766 gene encoding loricrin-like, with product MRVAFLLLTLAVIAVYDSAPTLVPCMKSITRMTGKLPGGSMVEGIMGGGKSGGGKSSGCKSCGGGHGGGGHGGGGHGGGGSSGGGHGGGGSSGGGHGGGGSSGGGHGGGGSSGGGHGGGGSSGGGHGDGGSSDGGSGNGGSCNSGGSGGGGNSGGGSSGGGSSGGGSSGGGSSQGNSGSGSSSGSQASSQANSTASSNASGGSGGSGGGGSSGGGSSQGNSGSGSSSGSQASSRADSSASSTASGGSGGSGNSGSCGRGGSGGGGSSGGGSSGGGSSGGGSSQGNSGSGSSSGSQASSQANSTASSNASAGSGGSGNGGSCGGGSSGGGSSGGGSSGGGSSGGGSSGGGSSGGKSSGGGSSQGNSGSGSSSGSQASSQANSTASSNASAGSGGSGTGGSCGGGSSGGGSSGGGSSGGGSSGGGSSGGGSSGGKSSGGGSSQGNSGSGSSSGSQASSQANSTASSNASAGSGGSGTGGSCGGGSSGGGSSGGGSSGGGSSGGGSSGGGSSGGGSSQGNSGSGSSSGSQASSQANSTASSNASAGSGGSGNGGSCGGGSSGGGSSGGGSSGGGSSGGGSSQGNSGSGSSSGSQASSQANSTASSNASAGSGGSGNGGSCGGGSSGGGSSGGGSSGGGSSGGGSSGGGSSGGGSSGGGSSQGNSGSGSSSGSQASSQANSTASSNASAGSGGSGNGGSCGGGSSGGGSSQGNSGSGSSSGSQASSTASSTASSNASGGSGGSGGGGSSGGGSSGGGSSGGGSSQGNSGSGSSSGSQATSQATSNASSGSNSDSSSGNSGNGGSGSTGGGQGCGCTPK from the coding sequence atgcgTGTGGCATTTTTACTTCTGACTTTGGCGGTCATTGCTGTTTATGATTCAGCACCTACCTTAGTTCCTTGTATGAAAAGCATTACCAGAATGACAGGCAAATTACCTGGAGGTAGTATGGTAGAAGGAATTATGGGTGGCGGCAAAAGCGGTGGTGGGAAAAGCAGTGGTTGCAAAAGTTGTGGTGGCGGACACGGTGGTGGCGGACACGGTGGTGGCGGACACGGTGGTGGCGGAAGCAGTGGTGGCGGACACGGTGGTGGCGGAAGCAGTGGTGGCGGACACGGTGGTGGCGGAAGCAGTGGTGGCGGACACGGTGGTGGTGGAAGCAGTGGTGGCGGACACGGTGGTGGCGGAAGCAGTGGTGGCGGACACGGTGATGGCGGAAGCAGTGATGGTGGAAGCGGTAATGGCGGGAGCTGTAATAGTGGTGGAAGCGGTGGTGGTGGAAACAGTGGCGGCGGAAGCAGTGGTGGTGGAAGCAGTGGCGGCGGAAGCAGTGGTGGCGGAAGCAGCCAGGGCAACAGTGGCAGCGGGAGCAGTAGTGGCAGCCAAGCCAGCAGCCAAGCCAACAGCACCGCCAGCAGCAACGCCAGCGGCGGTAGTGGTGGAAGCGGTGGTGGTGGAAGCAGTGGTGGCGGAAGCAGCCAGGGCAACAGTGGCAGCGGGAGCAGTAGTGGCAGCCAAGCCAGCAGCCGAGCCGACAGCAGCGCCAGCAGCACTGCCAGCGGCGGTAGCGGTGGAAGCGGTAATAGCGGGAGCTGTGGTCGCGGTGGAAGCGGTGGTGGCGGAAGCAGTGGTGGTGGAAGCAGTGGTGGTGGAAGCAGTGGTGGCGGAAGCAGCCAGGGCAACAGTGGCAGTGGGAGCAGTAGTGGCAGCCAAGCCAGCAGCCAAGCCAACAGCACCGCCAGCAGCAACGCCAGCGCCGGTAGCGGTGGAAGCGGTAATGGCGGGAGCTGTGGTGGTGGAAGCAGTGGCGGTGGAAGCAGTGGTGGTGGAAGCAGTGGTGGCGGAAGCAGTGGTGGTGGAAGCAGTGGCGGTGGAAGCAGTGGTGGTAAAAGCAGTGGTGGCGGAAGCAGCCAGGGCAACAGTGGCAGCGGGAGCAGTAGTGGCAGCCAAGCCAGCAGCCAAGCCAACAGCACCGCCAGCAGCAACGCCAGCGCCGGTAGCGGTGGAAGCGGTACTGGCGGGAGCTGTGGTGGTGGAAGCAGTGGCGGTGGAAGCAGTGGTGGTGGAAGCAGTGGTGGCGGAAGCAGTGGTGGTGGAAGCAGTGGCGGTGGAAGCAGTGGTGGTAAAAGCAGTGGTGGCGGAAGCAGCCAGGGCAACAGTGGCAGCGGGAGCAGTAGTGGCAGCCAAGCCAGCAGCCAAGCCAACAGCACCGCCAGCAGCAACGCCAGCGCCGGTAGCGGTGGAAGCGGTACTGGCGGGAGCTGTGGTGGTGGAAGCAGTGGCGGTGGAAGCAGTGGTGGCGGAAGCAGTGGTGGTGGAAGCAGTGGCGGTGGAAGCAGTGGCGGTGGAAGCAGTGGTGGCGGAAGCAGCCAGGGCAACAGTGGCAGCGGGAGCAGTAGTGGCAGCCAAGCCAGCAGCCAAGCCAACAGCACCGCCAGCAGCAACGCCAGCGCCGGTAGCGGTGGAAGCGGTAATGGCGGGAGCTGTGGTGGCGGAAGCAGTGGTGGTGGAAGCAGTGGCGGTGGAAGCAGTGGTGGTGGAAGCAGTGGTGGCGGAAGCAGCCAGGGCAACAGTGGCAGCGGGAGCAGTAGTGGCAGCCAAGCCAGCAGCCAAGCCAACAGCACCGCCAGCAGCAACGCCAGCGCCGGTAGCGGTGGAAGCGGTAATGGCGGGAGCTGTGGTGGTGGAAGCAGTGGCGGTGGAAGCAGTGGTGGTGGAAGCAGTGGCGGTGGAAGCAGTGGTGGTGGAAGCAGTGGCGGTGGAAGCAGTGGTGGTGGAAGCAGTGGTGGCGGAAGCAGCCAGGGCAACAGCGGCAGCGGGAGCAGTAGTGGCAGCCAAGCCAGCAGCCAAGCCAACAGCACCGCCAGCAGCAACGCCAGCGCCGGTAGCGGTGGAAGCGGTAATGGCGGGAGCTGTGGTGGTGGAAGCAGTGGTGGCGGAAGCAGCCAGGGCAACAGCGGCAGCGGGAGCAGTAGTGGCAGCCAAGCCAGCAGCACCGCCAGCAGTACCGCCAGCAGCAACGCCAGCGGTGGTAGTGGTGGAAGCGGTGGTGGTGGAAGCAGTGGCGGTGGAAGCAGTGGTGGTGGAAGCAGTGGTGGCGGAAGCAGCCAGGGCAACAGTGGCAGCGGGAGCAGTAGTGGCAGCCAAGCCACCAGCCAAGCCACCAGCAACGCCAGCAGTGGTAGTAATAGTGACAGTAGCAGTGGTAATAGCGGCAATGGGGGCAGTGGTTCCACAGGAGGTGGACAAGGTTGTGGCTGCACTCCAAAATAG